From one Bos javanicus breed banteng chromosome 15, ARS-OSU_banteng_1.0, whole genome shotgun sequence genomic stretch:
- the LOC133261535 gene encoding olfactory receptor 5AN1-like → MIGGGNITEITHFILLGFSDFPRIIVVLFVVFLAIYILTLTWNLSLLILIRMDSHLHTPMYFFLSNLSFMDICYVTSTAPKMLYDFFQERQTITFVACAVQYFVFSTMGLSESCLMTAMAYDRYAAICNPLLYSSVMSPALCGRMVLGSYLAGLSATVFQLCAMLQLHFCGPNVINHFFCDLPQLLVLSCTDTFFLHLLTIILTMIFGVINVSVIMISYVYIVISIMKITTGSGRSKAFNTCASHLTAVTLFYTSGMFVYLSSSSGGSSTFDRFASVFYTVMIPMLNPLIYSLRNKEIKDALKRLQKKRGCC, encoded by the coding sequence atgattggaggaggaaatatcaCAGAGATAACTCATTTTATCCTGTTGGGATTCTCAGATTTTCCCAGAATCATAGTAGTGCTCTTTGTCGTGTTCCTGGCGATATACATTTTGACCCTGACTTGGAACCTGTCGCTCCTCATCTTAATAAGAATggactcccacctccacacccccatgtacttctttctcagtaACCTGTCCTTCATGGACATCTGCTATGTAACCTCCACAGCCCCCAAGATGCTGTACGACTTCTTCCAGGAGCGGCAAACTATCACCTTTGTGGCTTGTGCTGTTCAGTACTTTGTATTCTCCACCATGGGGCTGAGTGAGTCTTGCCTCATGACCGCCATGGCTTATGACCGATACGCCGCCATTTGTAACCCACTCCTCTATTCGTCAGTCATGTCGCCCGCTCTCTGCGGTCGGATGGTGCTGGGATCCTACTTGGCTGGACTCTCTGCTACTGTATTCCAATTGTGTGCCATGCTCCAGCTCCACTTCTGTGGGCCTAATGTCAtcaaccacttcttctgtgacctGCCCCAGCTGTTAGTTTTATCCTGCACTGACACTTTCTTTTTACATCTCTTAACTATTATATTAACAATGATCTTTGGGGTAATAAATGTTTCCGTTATCATGATATCCTATGTCTACATTGTCATCTCCATCATGAAGATCACGACAGGAAGTGGCAGATCCAAGGCTTTCAACACCTGTGCTTCCCACCTGACAGCAGTCACTCTCTTCTATACCTCAGGTATGTTTGTCTATTTGAGTTCCAGCTCTGGTGGTTCCTCCACCTTTGACAGATTTGCATCGGTCTTCTACACTGTGATGATTCCCATGTTGAATCCTTTGATTTACAGTCTgagaaacaaagaaatcaaagatgcctTGAAGAGGTTGCAAAAGAAGAGAGGCTGTTGCTAA